The following coding sequences lie in one Vibrio sp. ED004 genomic window:
- the nrfD gene encoding NrfD/PsrC family molybdoenzyme membrane anchor subunit: MNITEVLVPAQEIAWLPWAVQYFFYIGSAYAAAILFLIALIFKNSTSHQFRSALVLVMAIGAIVGPLALTGDLHQPGRAWHFYAHITPWSWMSLGSLFLPLFSGLAVATAWVYLRDDIAQLKESENPLLKRLAWLTLGQWKISSKLMIALAAVTAISGLSIALYTGAEIAILASRPLWHQPASPLLWFTTAFFAATGLTLLISALLPSSKPSLKPTDLALIQRTITLTGGLAIILTSIWASNHGHFNLYENNAWGVNLGIMTTSILLCMILVLPLQRLSQSTLGIICVALATMISAWAVRWVTMMEVQTIPRFDIGPFPYELPMGSAGLLGIIGMCGLWLALALFASEIVSTGSKRTTGSAQKTTSKPNQNTPSPLNRSHSL, translated from the coding sequence ATGAATATCACTGAGGTGTTAGTCCCCGCTCAAGAGATCGCTTGGCTACCGTGGGCGGTTCAATATTTCTTCTATATTGGTTCAGCTTACGCAGCGGCTATTCTGTTTTTGATTGCACTGATATTCAAAAACTCAACCAGCCATCAATTCCGTTCTGCCCTTGTGCTTGTGATGGCCATCGGCGCGATTGTTGGGCCATTAGCATTAACCGGTGATTTGCACCAACCGGGACGTGCTTGGCACTTCTATGCTCACATTACGCCTTGGTCATGGATGTCGTTAGGCTCTCTATTCCTACCTTTGTTCTCTGGTCTGGCTGTTGCGACAGCTTGGGTTTACCTGCGTGACGACATCGCACAGCTTAAAGAAAGTGAAAACCCACTTCTAAAACGTTTGGCTTGGCTGACGCTAGGTCAATGGAAAATATCGTCAAAGCTGATGATTGCACTCGCTGCTGTGACGGCTATTTCGGGCCTAAGCATCGCACTTTATACAGGCGCAGAGATTGCAATTTTGGCGAGCCGCCCGCTTTGGCATCAACCGGCTTCTCCACTACTTTGGTTCACGACCGCATTCTTTGCTGCAACAGGTTTAACGCTGTTGATTTCGGCTCTGCTGCCTTCAAGCAAACCAAGCTTAAAACCAACAGACCTAGCTCTAATACAAAGAACCATTACCTTGACAGGTGGCCTTGCCATCATTCTTACGTCGATTTGGGCATCTAACCATGGTCACTTCAATCTCTATGAGAACAACGCTTGGGGAGTCAATCTAGGCATCATGACCACCAGTATTTTGCTGTGCATGATCTTAGTGCTCCCCCTACAACGCTTATCGCAAAGCACGCTAGGAATTATCTGTGTAGCACTTGCGACCATGATTTCAGCATGGGCGGTACGCTGGGTCACCATGATGGAAGTTCAAACCATTCCACGTTTTGATATAGGCCCATTCCCTTATGAACTGCCTATGGGGAGCGCAGGGCTTCTCGGCATCATTGGCATGTGTGGCCTGTGGCTTGCGCTTGCGCTGTTCGCTTCGGAAATCGTGTCTACTGGATCTAAAAGAACAACTGGTTCTGCACAAAAGACAACATCTAAGCCAAACCAAAACACACCATCACCACTTAACCGCTCACATAGCTTGTAG
- the dsrO gene encoding sulfate reduction electron transfer complex DsrMKJOP subunit DsrO, with translation MDSLKRRFLSQFGKVSAGAALIPITGINTAVASTAIRNNNQPDRKGEVGKRYAMAIDLRKCVGCQACTVGCSVENQAPIGQFRTTVKQYEVSLDDGSTAQQEVKSFMLPRLCNHCDNAPCIKVCPVQATFQREDGIVMVDNERCVACAYCVQACPYDARFINNDTLTADKCTFCAHRLEDGLLPACVETCVGGARVIGDLKDPNSEINHLLNENQDDIKVLKPEQNTNPHVFYIGMNERFVSHIEGQPAIYDPAAIDNSSSSKQELAIATQGKQGETA, from the coding sequence ATGGACTCATTGAAAAGACGGTTTCTCAGCCAATTCGGGAAAGTTTCCGCCGGTGCTGCGCTCATTCCCATTACCGGAATCAACACCGCAGTCGCGAGCACAGCCATTCGCAATAACAACCAACCTGACCGCAAAGGCGAAGTAGGTAAACGCTACGCAATGGCGATTGATTTACGTAAATGCGTTGGTTGTCAGGCATGTACTGTTGGCTGTAGCGTTGAAAACCAAGCGCCGATTGGCCAGTTCAGAACCACTGTAAAACAGTATGAAGTCTCCCTTGATGATGGTTCGACAGCTCAACAAGAGGTGAAATCTTTCATGTTACCTCGCCTATGTAATCACTGTGACAACGCACCCTGCATCAAGGTTTGTCCTGTTCAAGCGACCTTCCAACGTGAAGACGGCATTGTGATGGTCGACAACGAACGCTGCGTAGCCTGTGCTTATTGTGTCCAAGCTTGCCCTTACGATGCTCGCTTCATCAATAACGACACCCTTACCGCTGATAAATGTACCTTCTGTGCACACCGCCTTGAAGACGGCTTGCTGCCCGCTTGTGTAGAAACCTGTGTCGGTGGCGCGCGTGTCATTGGCGACCTTAAAGATCCAAACAGCGAGATCAACCATCTGCTTAATGAAAACCAAGACGACATCAAGGTGCTTAAGCCAGAGCAGAATACCAACCCCCATGTTTTCTATATCGGCATGAACGAGCGATTCGTTAGCCACATTGAAGGCCAACCTGCGATTTATGATCCAGCCGCCATCGATAACTCATCCTCTAGCAAACAAGAATTGGCAATCGCGACACAAGGCAAACAAGGAGAGACAGCATGA
- a CDS encoding sensor histidine kinase, with translation MTVRNLMTIVGLCWLSLTAGVCVAAQSEQAIAAPSPSPNQNQNTDEPDQIIEVGVLATRGKLSALQRWQPTMDWLSERIPGKHFVLKPFNLEEMAEAVKDVTVDFVVTNPGQAVRLGRQYALSWMATMTSHNYDDQGVSSTRSIGSALVVRRMSPYISFEQLSGKPIAAVSENAFGGYLTMRYQVMQEGLNPNHFFSNTQFLGFPIDASLYQLREGYIEAAVVPACLVENMISEGLLVAGQYRVIGNQAPEGFRCQVSTPLYSNWSFAKTERASSALAKQMSQVLFAMPKSSAPAIAANASGWTSPTSLLSIDKLYQQLDMHPLQQPWWKEALIWLKYNQQWAWAFFILVVLLNAYHFWLEYKFSRSKKHLEATLHKLKSKSEQLEHSQRIAVVGELGSSLAHEINQPLAAIRNYSEGGLLRISKNKPITDIEPVFKKIQSQVDRADAIIQRLRNMIKKRSSEKSQTDIEQLLTDTIELLQFRLQKHKITIERHAIGKPIQLHVDPVGLQQVIVNLINNATDACNAQQHREQSAASDIDNKNSEPPTIKVITEYQPDKMMLSVIDNGTGLDFTEQQVTQAFVSSKENGLGLGLAICQDVIEDHSGQMTIKSLIPHGCHVAVTLPFSLSNDS, from the coding sequence GTGACAGTCCGAAACCTAATGACAATCGTTGGCCTTTGTTGGTTGAGTCTAACTGCTGGTGTGTGTGTCGCTGCTCAATCTGAACAAGCGATAGCAGCTCCAAGCCCAAGCCCAAACCAAAACCAAAACACAGATGAACCCGACCAGATTATCGAGGTTGGTGTGTTGGCGACTCGAGGCAAGCTTTCGGCGCTGCAACGCTGGCAGCCAACAATGGATTGGTTGTCTGAACGCATTCCGGGTAAGCATTTTGTTCTCAAGCCTTTTAATTTGGAAGAGATGGCGGAAGCAGTAAAAGATGTCACGGTCGATTTTGTTGTCACCAACCCCGGTCAAGCAGTGCGTTTAGGACGTCAATACGCGCTCTCTTGGATGGCGACCATGACCAGTCACAATTACGACGATCAAGGTGTGAGCAGCACGCGCAGTATCGGTTCGGCATTGGTGGTCAGAAGGATGTCACCGTATATCTCGTTTGAACAACTGAGCGGAAAGCCAATCGCGGCTGTCTCTGAAAATGCGTTTGGCGGCTACCTGACTATGCGCTACCAAGTAATGCAAGAAGGGCTCAATCCCAATCACTTTTTCTCTAATACTCAGTTCTTGGGTTTCCCGATTGATGCCAGTTTGTACCAACTGCGAGAAGGATATATTGAGGCGGCAGTCGTCCCTGCTTGTCTGGTTGAAAACATGATCAGTGAAGGTTTGCTGGTGGCTGGGCAATATCGAGTCATCGGTAATCAAGCGCCTGAAGGCTTCCGATGCCAAGTGTCTACACCGCTGTATTCCAACTGGTCGTTTGCTAAGACAGAGCGGGCTTCTTCGGCACTGGCCAAACAGATGAGTCAGGTGTTATTTGCGATGCCAAAAAGCAGTGCGCCCGCGATTGCAGCCAATGCTTCGGGTTGGACGTCACCAACTAGTCTGCTCTCCATCGACAAGCTCTATCAGCAGCTCGACATGCACCCACTGCAACAGCCATGGTGGAAGGAAGCGTTAATCTGGCTTAAGTACAATCAGCAATGGGCATGGGCGTTCTTCATTCTTGTGGTGTTACTGAATGCTTACCACTTCTGGTTGGAATACAAATTCAGTCGAAGTAAAAAGCACTTGGAAGCCACGTTGCACAAGCTAAAAAGTAAGAGTGAGCAACTCGAGCACTCTCAACGCATTGCAGTCGTGGGCGAGTTGGGAAGCAGTTTGGCGCACGAGATCAATCAGCCCTTGGCAGCGATTCGTAACTACAGCGAAGGCGGCTTATTGCGGATTTCCAAAAACAAACCAATCACCGATATTGAACCTGTCTTTAAGAAGATCCAATCACAAGTGGATCGTGCAGACGCGATCATTCAACGCTTAAGAAACATGATAAAGAAACGCTCATCGGAAAAATCTCAGACTGACATCGAACAGTTACTCACCGACACCATTGAGTTGCTGCAATTTCGATTACAGAAACACAAGATAACCATTGAGCGTCATGCCATAGGTAAGCCTATCCAACTGCATGTCGATCCTGTGGGATTGCAGCAAGTGATTGTAAACCTGATCAACAATGCTACTGACGCGTGTAACGCACAACAGCACCGCGAACAAAGCGCTGCGTCTGATATTGATAACAAAAACAGCGAGCCACCAACAATTAAAGTGATTACCGAGTATCAACCGGATAAAATGATGCTGTCGGTTATCGATAACGGCACGGGTTTAGATTTCACCGAACAACAAGTCACTCAAGCCTTTGTGAGTAGCAAAGAAAATGGCTTGGGTTTAGGGCTTGCGATTTGTCAAGACGTGATTGAAGACCACAGCGGTCAAATGACCATTAAGTCACTGATTCCTCATGGCTGTCACGTTGCAGTGACGTTACCTTTTTCTCTTTCAAATGATTCATAA
- a CDS encoding response regulator: MPELHQTLPVYVVDDDESMRDSLVFLLEEHDFTVSAYEDGPSFLDSVDLTKPGCVVLDSRMPEMRGQQVHELMVKAQSPLSVIYLTGHGDVPMAVEALQAGAVNFFQKPVKGNELAEAIKQGLDASEKHLHMNVYRQAYASLTEREIDILKQIIDGKRNQKIADELCIAMRTVEVHRASLMKKFSAKTVAELAYIYGQLT; encoded by the coding sequence ATGCCTGAACTTCATCAAACGTTGCCGGTTTATGTGGTTGATGACGATGAGTCGATGCGTGACTCACTGGTGTTCTTATTGGAAGAGCATGATTTTACGGTGTCAGCCTATGAAGATGGACCAAGCTTTTTAGATTCAGTGGATCTCACAAAGCCGGGCTGTGTAGTGCTAGACAGCAGAATGCCAGAAATGAGAGGACAACAAGTTCATGAGTTGATGGTGAAAGCACAGAGCCCACTGTCGGTGATCTATTTGACAGGGCATGGCGACGTGCCAATGGCAGTTGAAGCCTTACAAGCCGGCGCGGTGAATTTCTTCCAAAAACCAGTGAAAGGCAATGAGTTAGCTGAGGCAATCAAACAAGGTTTGGACGCTTCTGAAAAGCACTTACACATGAATGTGTATCGCCAAGCGTATGCATCATTGACTGAACGCGAAATCGACATTCTTAAGCAGATCATCGACGGAAAACGCAACCAAAAAATTGCCGATGAATTATGTATCGCGATGAGAACGGTGGAAGTACACCGAGCGAGTTTGATGAAGAAATTCTCAGCGAAGACGGTAGCGGAACTGGCTTACATATACGGACAATTGACTTAA
- a CDS encoding tetratricopeptide repeat protein, protein MSTMGIAIGATALSLILVAVWLISLSLRKQRLEQERKARAVAYRKAIEKARIQEQKERHFKAETGHVPSILYLAKEAERNNIKEALYWYDKAAHLDNINGMYGIVRLSMKRKEDLILREKANFWQLAISALDNDVSAKFEMGKALVYGRGTDKNIPKGYTYIEESAAGGNTEAMLFIGDWCLDKENPDYSAESSFEWYHKAAEKNNLDGKIKLGMSYLNGVGVEPNHGEAVYWFETAAEKNSAEAMFRAGEAWIDHGEHGNAIAYIWLFLSAHFGYSEAKHLRDKVGGELGVDAVVGLQALTKPIMTKLTQEAITKHSIIKALNKLYKRNIPVPKKIKEVLDEEGNELNVDESHIATQAPNAQDTNVDYSQQPNTEQASTERQATPNSDPLDFSQSAVESNWNRNQ, encoded by the coding sequence ATGAGTACAATGGGAATCGCAATTGGTGCGACGGCTCTTTCGTTAATACTTGTGGCCGTGTGGCTGATTTCTTTATCGCTAAGAAAACAGCGCTTGGAACAAGAACGCAAAGCTCGTGCGGTCGCCTACCGAAAAGCGATTGAAAAAGCACGCATCCAAGAGCAAAAAGAGCGCCATTTCAAAGCCGAAACCGGACATGTTCCATCGATTCTATATTTGGCGAAGGAGGCCGAACGTAACAATATCAAGGAAGCCTTGTATTGGTACGATAAAGCCGCGCATTTAGATAATATCAATGGCATGTACGGTATTGTGCGCCTAAGCATGAAGCGTAAAGAAGACCTGATTTTAAGAGAGAAAGCCAACTTTTGGCAGCTGGCAATCTCTGCTTTAGACAATGACGTATCAGCGAAATTCGAGATGGGTAAAGCGCTCGTCTATGGTCGTGGAACCGATAAAAACATCCCTAAGGGTTATACCTATATTGAAGAGTCAGCGGCTGGTGGTAATACCGAAGCGATGCTGTTTATCGGTGACTGGTGTCTAGACAAAGAAAACCCAGATTACTCCGCCGAAAGCTCGTTTGAGTGGTACCACAAGGCCGCTGAAAAAAATAACCTAGACGGCAAGATCAAACTCGGTATGAGCTATTTGAACGGTGTTGGTGTCGAGCCTAACCATGGTGAGGCGGTTTATTGGTTTGAGACGGCCGCAGAAAAGAACAGTGCAGAAGCGATGTTTAGAGCGGGTGAGGCTTGGATCGACCATGGCGAGCACGGCAATGCCATTGCTTATATCTGGCTATTTCTATCGGCTCATTTTGGATACTCAGAAGCCAAGCATTTGAGGGATAAAGTAGGCGGGGAGCTTGGTGTGGATGCAGTCGTGGGCTTACAGGCTCTGACTAAGCCAATAATGACTAAGCTGACCCAAGAAGCAATCACTAAGCATTCAATCATTAAAGCGCTTAACAAGCTCTACAAACGCAATATACCTGTTCCTAAGAAAATAAAAGAAGTGCTCGATGAAGAAGGTAATGAGTTGAATGTAGATGAGAGCCACATAGCGACTCAAGCGCCGAATGCTCAAGATACTAATGTTGATTACAGCCAGCAACCTAACACCGAACAAGCTTCAACAGAGAGACAAGCGACACCAAATAGTGATCCTCTAGATTTCAGTCAGTCTGCGGTTGAGTCTAACTGGAACAGAAACCAGTAA
- the sstT gene encoding serine/threonine transporter SstT, with protein sequence MQNHNMLARIARGNLVLQILAGIVFGVVLAMVSPSAAQDAGLLGSLFVGALKAVAPILVFILVAASIANQKKGQHTHMRPIIVLYLIGTFSAALTAVVLSFMFPTTLTLVAGAEGANPPQGIAEVLHTLLFKLVDNPVSALMNANYIGILAWAIGLGLALHHASATTKAVFEDLSHSVSHIVRFIIRLAPFGIFGLVSTTFATTGFDALASYGQLLAVLLSSMLIIALVVNPLLVFAKTKQNPYPLVLQCIRESGVTAFFTRSSAANIPVNMNLCKKLNLDEDTYSVSIPLGATINMAGAAITITVLTLAAVHTMGIEIDIFTAILLSLVAAISACGASGVAGGSLLLIPLACGLFGISNDVAMQVVAVGFIIGVIQDSAETALNSSTDVVFTAAVCKAEQNKAS encoded by the coding sequence ATGCAAAATCACAACATGCTCGCCCGCATCGCTCGTGGGAACCTTGTCCTACAGATCCTTGCTGGTATTGTTTTCGGTGTCGTTCTCGCCATGGTTTCTCCTTCAGCAGCTCAAGACGCAGGCCTACTAGGTAGTCTGTTTGTTGGTGCTCTGAAAGCTGTTGCCCCAATTTTAGTATTCATTCTTGTTGCAGCTTCTATCGCAAACCAAAAGAAAGGTCAGCATACTCATATGCGTCCAATCATTGTGCTTTACCTGATTGGTACGTTCTCTGCTGCACTGACAGCTGTAGTACTGAGCTTCATGTTCCCAACCACTTTGACACTGGTTGCTGGCGCTGAAGGTGCTAACCCTCCTCAAGGTATCGCGGAAGTTCTTCATACCCTTCTATTCAAGCTTGTAGATAACCCAGTTAGCGCGCTAATGAACGCGAACTACATCGGCATTCTTGCTTGGGCAATCGGTCTTGGTCTTGCACTGCACCACGCATCTGCAACAACCAAAGCGGTTTTCGAAGACCTCAGCCACAGTGTTTCACACATTGTTCGCTTCATTATCCGTCTTGCGCCATTTGGTATCTTTGGTCTTGTTTCAACGACATTCGCAACAACGGGCTTCGATGCTCTAGCAAGCTACGGTCAACTGCTAGCAGTTCTACTTAGCTCAATGCTGATCATTGCACTTGTGGTTAACCCACTGCTTGTATTTGCAAAAACAAAACAGAACCCATACCCACTTGTGCTGCAATGTATCCGTGAATCTGGTGTAACGGCGTTCTTCACTCGTTCAAGTGCTGCAAACATCCCAGTGAACATGAACCTTTGTAAGAAGCTAAACCTAGACGAAGATACTTACTCTGTATCTATCCCTCTAGGTGCAACGATCAACATGGCGGGTGCTGCAATCACTATCACTGTGTTAACACTTGCTGCTGTACACACAATGGGTATTGAGATTGATATCTTCACTGCGATTCTACTAAGCCTTGTTGCTGCAATTTCGGCATGTGGCGCATCGGGTGTTGCAGGCGGTTCACTGCTGCTTATCCCACTAGCATGTGGCCTATTCGGTATTTCTAACGATGTAGCGATGCAGGTTGTTGCGGTAGGTTTCATTATCGGTGTGATTCAAGATTCGGCTGAAACAGCACTTAACAGCTCAACTGACGTAGTGTTCACTGCTGCAGTATGTAAAGCTGAGCAAAACAAAGCGTCATAA